In the genome of Pseudomonadota bacterium, one region contains:
- a CDS encoding LysM peptidoglycan-binding domain-containing protein: MELEEQEKQSLLCKVGPHHFCGPAGIALGAVMPENVRETASVLPRLDSGFLADDKISMVIDMRRQLGLDPFPDHGGLYLVLRLGSDVVCFRVDEVADPVSASQLEQRHIHLSRFYEYFNHSARLDEERAKRDMATFLGGDPGENGRSAPEAQSGETGTFEEQIESLVSDEALAALLESIPTPPDVTEPVDIDAPPLLPAELAMLEEPPPRLLPRESLAVEPAVEYRVPPLPSSGHEERRSPVRLSEPISPPDGEGEKPPPRRQYKKPAAILAMLALVVFLAVWLEDFGSMNQPIGTKTRGAEKPAPVEPPPPAPVKPAEKVAAEQEKPAVTAQEMPPAPEPTKPEGTSELLRVKTENFTLTVERPPASERQDDLPPGTPATIVTNPETGNIEVTHIVAKGDTLWAIAGKYLGDPFKYVELARLSRIKDPDWIYPGDVIRITKKSTGRD; encoded by the coding sequence ATGGAGCTTGAGGAGCAGGAAAAACAAAGCCTTCTGTGCAAGGTCGGCCCGCATCATTTCTGCGGCCCGGCAGGAATCGCCCTCGGCGCGGTCATGCCGGAAAACGTTCGCGAAACGGCCTCGGTTCTGCCCCGGTTGGACAGCGGCTTCCTGGCCGATGACAAGATCAGCATGGTCATCGATATGCGCAGGCAGCTCGGCCTCGATCCATTTCCGGACCATGGCGGGCTTTACCTCGTCCTCCGCCTGGGATCCGATGTCGTCTGCTTCAGGGTTGATGAGGTGGCCGATCCCGTTTCCGCTTCGCAGCTGGAACAAAGACATATTCATCTTTCCAGGTTTTATGAGTATTTCAACCATTCGGCCCGGCTGGATGAGGAGAGAGCAAAGAGGGACATGGCGACGTTTCTCGGCGGTGATCCAGGCGAAAACGGCCGCTCTGCCCCTGAAGCGCAGAGCGGCGAGACCGGAACCTTCGAGGAACAGATCGAGAGTCTGGTTTCCGACGAAGCGCTGGCAGCTCTGCTCGAATCGATTCCCACGCCGCCGGATGTGACCGAACCGGTAGACATCGACGCCCCGCCCCTCCTTCCGGCAGAGCTGGCGATGCTGGAAGAACCTCCTCCGCGGCTGCTGCCGAGGGAGAGTCTCGCTGTTGAACCTGCCGTTGAATATCGAGTGCCGCCGCTTCCTTCCTCAGGGCATGAGGAGAGGCGGAGCCCGGTGCGTTTATCCGAACCGATCTCCCCGCCGGATGGGGAAGGAGAAAAACCGCCCCCCCGCCGGCAATACAAAAAGCCTGCGGCAATTCTTGCCATGCTGGCGCTGGTTGTCTTTCTGGCTGTCTGGCTGGAAGACTTTGGCTCTATGAATCAACCAATCGGGACAAAGACCCGGGGAGCGGAAAAACCGGCCCCGGTCGAACCGCCGCCACCCGCTCCCGTGAAACCGGCAGAGAAGGTCGCGGCGGAGCAGGAAAAACCCGCAGTGACGGCGCAGGAAATGCCCCCAGCGCCGGAACCGACGAAACCGGAAGGGACCTCAGAGTTGCTCAGGGTCAAGACGGAAAACTTCACCCTGACCGTGGAACGGCCTCCCGCCTCCGAACGGCAGGACGACCTGCCGCCGGGCACCCCCGCCACGATCGTCACAAACCCCGAGACCGGTAATATCGAAGTCACCCATATCGTTGCCAAAGGCGACACCTTATGGGCCATCGCCGGAAAATACCTGGGAGACCCGTTCAAGTACGTCGAGCTCGCCAGGTTGAGCAGGATCAAGGACCCCGACTGGATCTATCCCGGCGATGTCATCCGGATCACCAAAAAATCCACGGGCCGGGATTGA
- a CDS encoding EscU/YscU/HrcU family type III secretion system export apparatus switch protein, with the protein MARDLKEGKKKAVALRYDPARDPAPVVVGKGLNLLAEKIIALAEEHNIPIHEDSDLVEVLSRLDLMAEIPPSAYVLVAEVLAFIYRTNEKY; encoded by the coding sequence ATGGCACGGGATTTAAAAGAGGGAAAAAAGAAGGCGGTTGCCCTGCGCTATGATCCTGCCCGGGACCCGGCCCCGGTAGTGGTCGGCAAGGGTCTGAACCTGCTGGCCGAAAAAATCATTGCTCTCGCTGAAGAACACAACATCCCGATCCATGAAGATTCCGATCTGGTCGAAGTTCTCTCCCGTCTCGACCTGATGGCCGAGATCCCGCCGTCTGCGTATGTCCTGGTCGCGGAAGTCCTCGCCTTTATCTATCGTACCAACGAAAAGTACTGA
- a CDS encoding molecular chaperone TorD family protein, translating to MPADIEDTNVKLAAIYRFLARSMQYPGQQFPDDSVLPFLYLLLEQLGRFDAQHELQCALKNDPDPLESLQVEHTRLFINGVPGTIAPPYGSVYLPGEGTLMGKSTEEVLGFYRLKGFDLAAREDIPDYLVTELEFLSHLAEAGDTDGETRFLKRYFRPWFEIFQQRVIEEAAHPFYKVMVGLIDFFTTEGEHDVIQPDETKVPADRFSGSCFSTACENRPGGAE from the coding sequence ATGCCTGCTGACATAGAAGACACCAATGTGAAGCTTGCGGCAATATACCGTTTTCTTGCCCGGTCAATGCAGTATCCCGGACAACAGTTTCCTGATGATTCAGTCCTCCCTTTTCTCTATCTCCTCCTTGAACAGCTGGGCAGATTTGATGCCCAGCACGAACTTCAATGCGCCCTTAAAAACGATCCCGATCCTCTGGAATCCCTTCAGGTGGAACATACCCGCCTCTTTATCAATGGGGTGCCGGGGACCATCGCCCCTCCTTACGGGTCTGTCTACCTGCCCGGAGAAGGAACGCTGATGGGGAAGAGCACGGAGGAGGTCCTCGGCTTTTACCGTCTGAAGGGTTTTGATCTCGCCGCCCGGGAGGATATTCCCGATTATCTGGTGACCGAACTTGAATTTTTATCCCATCTGGCAGAAGCCGGTGACACCGACGGCGAAACCCGGTTTCTGAAACGGTATTTCCGCCCCTGGTTTGAGATATTCCAGCAACGAGTAATTGAGGAGGCCGCCCACCCTTTCTACAAAGTCATGGTCGGCCTGATTGATTTTTTTACCACGGAGGGAGAGCACGATGTCATACAACCTGACGAGACGAAAGTTCCTGCAGACCGCTTCTCTGGCAGCTGCTTCAGTACCGCTTGCGAAAATCGCCCGGGCGGAGCAGAGTAG
- a CDS encoding helix-turn-helix domain-containing protein — protein sequence MDNEEFIYYRKKLNKTQKQIAELLGTSLKAIHSYEQGWRNIPTHVERQLYFLLGNLRQSFDSRKPCWVIKKCPPDRKKNCPAWEFDAGKFCWFINGTICECKIQKSWKEKMEICKGCDVFKALISDLEEIKGSE from the coding sequence GTGGACAACGAAGAGTTTATCTATTATCGGAAAAAACTGAACAAGACCCAGAAGCAGATTGCAGAATTGCTGGGGACTTCCTTGAAGGCCATTCACAGCTATGAGCAGGGGTGGCGGAATATTCCGACCCATGTGGAGCGGCAGCTTTACTTTCTTCTGGGCAATCTCAGACAGAGTTTTGATTCCCGAAAACCGTGCTGGGTGATCAAGAAATGCCCCCCCGACCGGAAAAAAAATTGCCCAGCCTGGGAATTTGACGCCGGAAAGTTCTGCTGGTTCATTAACGGAACCATATGCGAATGCAAAATTCAGAAAAGCTGGAAGGAAAAAATGGAGATCTGTAAGGGGTGTGATGTGTTCAAAGCCCTGATTTCCGACCTTGAAGAGATTAAAGGATCCGAGTAG
- the sfsA gene encoding DNA/RNA nuclease SfsA, producing the protein MNFPSPLQPARLIKRYKRFLADVELPDGRVLTVHCPNSGSMLGCSESGSEVMISKSGNPNRKYPHTLEMVKTGSVWAGINTSLTNHLVREGIENHVFPELEPFSSIRAEVKTGDSRLDFLLTHMEHQTYLEVKNCTLVRAGAAMFPDAVTARGTKHLQELMRLRNYGHRAVLIFCVQREDADRFTPAADIDPLYTSTLAEASDHGVLILACRAAVRPLSIIVHSQLPVELPRR; encoded by the coding sequence ATGAACTTCCCATCCCCCCTGCAACCGGCCAGGCTGATCAAACGCTACAAGAGATTTCTGGCCGATGTCGAATTGCCGGACGGCCGGGTGCTTACCGTTCACTGCCCCAATTCCGGCAGCATGCTGGGCTGTTCTGAATCGGGTTCCGAGGTGATGATCTCGAAATCCGGGAACCCGAACCGCAAATACCCCCATACTCTGGAAATGGTGAAAACCGGATCAGTATGGGCGGGGATCAACACTTCACTGACCAACCACCTGGTCCGGGAGGGTATTGAAAATCACGTTTTTCCAGAGCTTGAACCTTTCAGCTCAATCAGGGCCGAAGTAAAAACAGGAGACAGCAGGCTTGATTTCCTGCTGACCCACATGGAACACCAGACCTATCTGGAGGTCAAAAACTGCACCCTGGTCCGGGCCGGCGCCGCCATGTTTCCCGACGCGGTGACCGCCCGCGGCACAAAGCACCTGCAGGAACTGATGCGACTCAGGAACTACGGTCACCGGGCTGTTCTGATCTTCTGTGTACAGCGTGAAGATGCGGACCGCTTCACCCCGGCCGCCGATATTGACCCTCTCTATACCTCCACCCTCGCCGAGGCTTCCGACCACGGCGTGCTGATCCTGGCCTGCCGGGCAGCGGTGAGACCCCTGTCGATCATTGTCCACAGCCAATTGCCGGTGGAACTCCCTCGCCGGTAA
- a CDS encoding 4Fe-4S dicluster domain-containing protein: protein MVIDLEKCIGCHACAVACKAEWDVPADKGRNWVKRLGPSNTPHGLASTYYPGLCNHCDQPACVAVCPADPVAMTFTEAGTGKTKTMEVAATWKDPFDGTVQIDKERCLGCGACADACPYSARYVNPALGEDGKADKCTFCVERVAAGLEPACVQTCLAGARIFGDLNDPKSEVAKYVKKGAVKMESDAVKIGPNVRYFGNRRDLHLLTESSTPQVMPEASMRRIMMAKMLRPLTKKAGTKNGLLGILTG from the coding sequence ATGGTTATCGACCTCGAAAAATGCATCGGCTGCCATGCCTGTGCGGTTGCCTGCAAAGCGGAATGGGACGTCCCGGCCGACAAGGGCAGGAACTGGGTGAAGAGACTGGGACCGAGCAATACCCCCCATGGACTCGCCTCAACCTACTATCCGGGGTTATGCAATCATTGCGACCAGCCAGCCTGTGTGGCCGTGTGCCCGGCGGATCCGGTTGCAATGACCTTCACCGAAGCCGGGACCGGTAAAACCAAAACCATGGAAGTCGCCGCCACCTGGAAAGACCCGTTTGACGGCACCGTCCAGATCGACAAGGAAAGATGTCTTGGCTGCGGCGCCTGCGCCGATGCCTGCCCGTACAGCGCCCGTTACGTCAATCCGGCACTGGGCGAAGACGGCAAAGCCGACAAATGCACCTTCTGCGTGGAAAGAGTGGCCGCCGGCCTCGAACCGGCCTGTGTCCAGACCTGTCTGGCCGGAGCCCGGATCTTCGGTGATCTGAACGACCCGAAATCAGAGGTGGCAAAGTATGTAAAAAAAGGCGCCGTCAAAATGGAATCTGATGCGGTAAAAATCGGCCCGAACGTGAGGTATTTCGGCAACCGAAGGGATCTTCACCTGCTCACCGAAAGCAGCACCCCGCAGGTGATGCCGGAAGCCTCGATGAGGAGAATCATGATGGCAAAAATGCTCCGCCCCCTGACGAAAAAAGCCGGGACCAAAAATGGTCTGCTGGGCATCCTGACCGGATGA
- a CDS encoding molybdopterin-dependent oxidoreductase, translated as MSYNLTRRKFLQTASLAAASVPLAKIARAEQSSLTRKPFTAPGSFADTRTVSGGVCEMCFWRCQLIGKVRDNRLVKLEGNPKSIENGKSICARGNAGIQLLYDPDRLKYPLKNVGKRGAPKWKRISWEEALDESAEKLKTIQKKYGPHSVALFPHGASAFYPLQYFEFTGTPNISEASFYQCRGVRDMAYMTTFGFAPGENVDMANAKAILLIGTHLGENVHVSHLKQYLKGLENGAKLIVLDPRFSAAASKADIWVAIKPGTDTAFLQAVMNRLITTGKYDKEFVARSCTGFQEFKESMSHATPEWAAETCDVPVAQVLQVADLLGASLPNVSVHPGRHTTWYGTDFQRLRAQACLTAILGAYGVPGGLIRPKGMKLGKKGWGHGVFAEDCDLSTFWPFHPPGTPTDAIRETTLTEKPYPIKAWIAWGQNPIQTIPDQRRTIEALQKVDFVMVTDVMPMDITMYADILLPEKSYLERYDYVKTGMQWNPADKPQQFITARMPLVEPMFERKDSVWIINELAKRMGYGDKIPVNSIEEHVDIRLAEAKLSIAALKKLDGIYLQDGKSPYAPAGKREFEFETDSGKVELYSEQVVDNNFPGSPAYVATEEVPAGFARLVYGRSPVHSFSRTQNNSWLHHEMPENPLWLNDQSAAKMGLKDGDRVMLINQDGIQSRNSTVVKVTPGIRKDTVYLAHGYGAMNPELTVGKGQGIDDQAVITRFAIDPETGATGMRTSFVKVIKDGRTLEIPA; from the coding sequence ATGTCATACAACCTGACGAGACGAAAGTTCCTGCAGACCGCTTCTCTGGCAGCTGCTTCAGTACCGCTTGCGAAAATCGCCCGGGCGGAGCAGAGTAGCTTAACCAGAAAACCATTCACCGCCCCGGGGAGTTTTGCCGACACCAGAACCGTCAGCGGCGGAGTCTGCGAGATGTGCTTCTGGCGCTGCCAGCTGATCGGCAAAGTCCGCGACAACCGGCTGGTCAAACTCGAAGGCAACCCCAAGAGCATCGAGAACGGCAAAAGCATCTGCGCCCGCGGCAACGCCGGCATCCAGCTGCTGTACGATCCGGACCGGCTTAAATACCCGCTGAAGAATGTCGGCAAACGCGGCGCCCCGAAATGGAAACGGATCAGCTGGGAAGAGGCTCTCGACGAAAGCGCCGAAAAACTGAAGACGATCCAGAAAAAATACGGCCCCCACTCGGTGGCCCTTTTCCCCCATGGCGCCTCGGCCTTCTACCCCCTGCAGTACTTTGAGTTCACCGGCACCCCCAATATCAGCGAAGCGTCATTCTACCAATGTCGCGGAGTCCGGGACATGGCCTACATGACCACTTTCGGGTTTGCACCGGGAGAGAATGTCGACATGGCCAACGCGAAGGCGATTCTCCTGATCGGCACCCACCTGGGGGAAAATGTCCACGTTTCCCACCTGAAACAATATTTGAAGGGGCTTGAAAACGGCGCCAAGCTGATCGTTCTCGACCCCCGTTTCTCGGCCGCCGCCAGCAAGGCCGATATCTGGGTGGCCATCAAACCAGGCACCGACACCGCCTTTCTGCAGGCGGTCATGAACCGGCTGATCACCACCGGCAAATATGACAAGGAGTTTGTGGCCAGGAGCTGCACCGGCTTTCAGGAATTCAAGGAAAGCATGAGCCACGCCACTCCGGAGTGGGCGGCCGAAACCTGCGACGTACCGGTGGCACAGGTCCTCCAGGTTGCCGACCTGCTCGGCGCTTCCCTGCCGAACGTTTCAGTCCATCCCGGGCGGCATACCACCTGGTACGGCACCGATTTTCAACGGCTGCGGGCCCAGGCCTGCCTGACCGCAATTCTCGGCGCTTACGGGGTCCCCGGCGGCCTGATCAGGCCGAAAGGCATGAAGCTCGGCAAAAAGGGCTGGGGACACGGGGTCTTTGCCGAAGACTGCGATCTCTCCACCTTCTGGCCTTTCCACCCGCCCGGAACCCCGACCGACGCCATCCGGGAGACCACCCTGACCGAGAAGCCGTATCCGATCAAGGCGTGGATTGCCTGGGGACAGAATCCGATCCAGACCATCCCCGATCAGCGGAGGACCATCGAAGCCCTGCAGAAGGTTGATTTCGTGATGGTCACCGATGTCATGCCGATGGACATCACCATGTATGCGGATATCCTGCTGCCGGAGAAAAGCTATCTGGAAAGATACGACTACGTCAAGACCGGCATGCAGTGGAACCCGGCCGACAAACCGCAGCAGTTCATAACCGCCAGGATGCCGCTGGTCGAGCCGATGTTCGAGCGCAAGGACTCGGTCTGGATCATCAACGAACTGGCGAAAAGAATGGGTTACGGCGACAAGATCCCGGTCAACTCCATCGAAGAGCATGTCGATATCCGCCTGGCGGAGGCCAAACTTTCCATCGCGGCCCTGAAAAAACTGGACGGCATCTACCTGCAGGATGGCAAGTCACCATACGCTCCTGCCGGGAAGCGTGAGTTCGAATTCGAGACCGACAGCGGCAAGGTCGAATTGTATTCGGAACAGGTTGTCGACAACAATTTCCCGGGCTCCCCGGCCTATGTTGCCACCGAAGAGGTTCCGGCCGGCTTTGCCCGTCTGGTTTACGGCCGATCTCCGGTCCACAGCTTCAGCCGGACCCAGAACAACAGCTGGCTGCATCATGAAATGCCGGAAAATCCTCTCTGGCTCAATGACCAATCCGCCGCAAAAATGGGCCTCAAGGACGGCGACCGGGTGATGCTGATCAACCAGGACGGCATTCAATCCAGGAACAGCACGGTGGTCAAGGTGACCCCGGGGATCCGGAAAGATACCGTGTACCTCGCCCATGGTTACGGCGCGATGAACCCGGAACTCACCGTCGGCAAAGGGCAGGGAATCGATGACCAGGCGGTGATCACCAGATTTGCCATCGACCCGGAAACCGGCGCCACCGGCATGCGGACCAGCTTCGTCAAGGTCATCAAGGACGGAAGGACCCTGGAAATACCGGCCTGA